From the Syntrophorhabdaceae bacterium genome, one window contains:
- the argH gene encoding argininosuccinate lyase has translation MKPWGGRFKGKTDPLLERFSASIDFDWALYRYDIEGSKAHAEMLRKIGVLSKKEVKDIVTALGEIQKEIEMGIFTFSDGLEDIHMHIEARLIEKTGDAGKKLHTGRSRNDQVSLDMRMYLKDRLKDIEGNLVALLKNLVQKAEKEKTAIMPGYTHMQRAQVVTFSHYLMAYYYMFKRDRERMQNILQGINVMPLGSGALAGSTMPLDREFVRKKLGFARVSENSMDSVSDRDFVVDAIYGVAMIMMHLSRLSEDLIIFSSNEVAFVVLPDALCTGSSLMPHKKNPDALELIRGKTSRVIGDLFSIFAILKGLPMTYNRDLQEDKEPLFHATETAKDALAVMVLCIAGVKIDRKRMERAVSESFMPAVEMAEYLTLRGVPFREAHGVVGRLVRDCEEKGKTFKNLTVGMLKRYSPLFEKDVFACIDPQTILTNRKTEGAASFKEVERQINAEKIYCNR, from the coding sequence ATGAAACCATGGGGCGGCAGGTTTAAAGGGAAGACAGACCCTCTCCTTGAGAGGTTCAGCGCGTCCATCGATTTTGACTGGGCGCTCTACCGGTATGATATCGAGGGGAGCAAGGCTCATGCGGAGATGCTCCGGAAGATCGGCGTCCTGAGCAAAAAAGAGGTGAAAGATATTGTGACTGCCCTTGGTGAGATACAGAAAGAGATAGAGATGGGCATATTCACATTCTCCGATGGCCTCGAAGATATCCATATGCACATAGAGGCGCGTCTTATAGAGAAGACGGGCGATGCGGGGAAAAAACTCCATACGGGCCGGAGCAGGAACGATCAGGTCTCGCTTGACATGAGGATGTACCTGAAGGACCGGTTGAAGGACATTGAGGGAAACCTCGTGGCGCTCCTTAAGAACCTTGTTCAAAAGGCAGAAAAAGAGAAAACGGCGATCATGCCGGGTTATACCCACATGCAGAGGGCGCAGGTAGTGACCTTCTCGCATTATCTCATGGCATATTACTATATGTTCAAGAGGGACCGGGAACGGATGCAAAACATTCTGCAAGGGATTAATGTCATGCCATTGGGGAGCGGCGCCCTTGCAGGTTCCACGATGCCTCTCGACAGGGAGTTTGTCAGGAAGAAGCTCGGCTTTGCAAGGGTTTCGGAGAACAGCATGGACTCTGTCTCCGACAGGGATTTTGTCGTTGATGCGATCTACGGGGTCGCCATGATCATGATGCACCTGAGCAGGTTATCGGAGGACCTTATCATCTTCTCGTCCAATGAGGTTGCATTTGTAGTGTTACCGGACGCGCTCTGTACGGGAAGCAGTTTGATGCCGCACAAGAAAAACCCCGATGCACTGGAGCTGATCCGCGGCAAAACCTCCCGGGTTATCGGCGACCTGTTCAGCATCTTTGCGATTCTGAAGGGTTTACCGATGACGTATAACAGGGACCTCCAGGAGGATAAAGAGCCCTTGTTCCATGCAACGGAGACAGCGAAAGATGCCCTCGCTGTAATGGTACTCTGTATAGCCGGGGTGAAGATCGACAGGAAGCGGATGGAGCGCGCGGTGAGCGAAAGCTTCATGCCTGCCGTTGAGATGGCAGAGTATCTGACGCTCAGGGGTGTCCCGTTCAGAGAGGCACACGGCGTTGTGGGGAGGCTTGTGAGGGATTGCGAGGAGAAGGGGAAGACATTCAAAAACCTGACGGTCGGCATGCTGAAAAGGTACTCGCCGCTCTTTGAAAAGGATGTTTTTGCCTGTATCGACCCGCAGACCATTCTGACAAACAGGAAAACAGAGGGGGCAGCTTCTTTTAAGGAAGTAGAGAGACAGATCAATGCTGAAAAAATATATTGTAATCGTTAG
- a CDS encoding Maf family protein — MMFHIKEGDSIILASESTRRVDILRTLGVSFAIIPPDIDESRKKDEPPKEYVLRVSHEKAHKVGSHFPDKWVIAADTVVVYKNKILGKPMNEKEAFNMLKTLSGKWHKVITGFCVLNLSKNITYRDAVETKVFVRDLYDEEIKRYIKTSEPLDKAGSYAVQGRGGYMVKEIKGSYTNVVGLPICEIAEALLSLGILS; from the coding sequence ATGATGTTTCATATAAAGGAAGGGGATTCGATAATTCTGGCGAGCGAGTCAACGCGGAGGGTGGACATCCTGCGGACACTGGGCGTGTCTTTTGCCATCATACCGCCCGATATCGATGAGTCGAGAAAAAAGGATGAGCCTCCGAAGGAATATGTCCTGAGGGTTTCCCATGAAAAGGCACATAAGGTAGGGAGTCATTTCCCGGACAAGTGGGTCATTGCGGCCGATACCGTTGTTGTTTACAAGAACAAGATACTCGGTAAGCCAATGAACGAGAAAGAGGCCTTCAATATGCTGAAAACCCTGAGTGGAAAATGGCATAAGGTCATAACGGGTTTTTGCGTCCTCAACCTTTCGAAAAATATTACCTACCGCGACGCAGTGGAGACGAAGGTATTTGTAAGAGACCTCTATGACGAGGAGATTAAACGATATATCAAGACATCGGAGCCGCTTGATAAGGCCGGTTCGTATGCGGTGCAGGGCAGGGGCGGGTACATGGTGAAAGAGATAAAAGGCTCGTACACAAACGTTGTGGGTCTCCCGATCTGCGAGATCGCCGAAGCCCTCCTCTCTCTGGGCATCCTCTCATGA
- a CDS encoding YggS family pyridoxal phosphate-dependent enzyme — protein MSSIKESLYAVKERITDACRRAGRSSEEVRLIGVTKRVGTEKIEAAIECGLRDFGENYIQEAQKKIEEIAGDVSWHMIGHIQSNKMKYIPKLFDCVHSIDRWDILEGLERYGKPIDVLFEVNVAGEDSKHGTGVDGVRRMLEKTKTLTYVKPIGLMTMAPFVDNPEEIRWVFARLRETLKKMNDEFGLTMRELSMGMSSDFEVAIEEGATMVRIGTAIFGERL, from the coding sequence ATGAGCAGCATTAAAGAGTCTCTTTACGCAGTGAAAGAACGCATAACAGATGCCTGTCGCCGCGCCGGACGGTCATCTGAAGAAGTACGATTAATAGGGGTTACGAAAAGGGTTGGTACAGAGAAGATTGAAGCTGCCATTGAATGTGGTCTCCGTGATTTTGGTGAAAATTATATCCAGGAGGCACAAAAAAAGATCGAAGAGATCGCCGGGGATGTATCCTGGCATATGATCGGGCATATTCAGTCCAATAAGATGAAATATATCCCGAAACTTTTTGACTGCGTACATTCGATCGACAGGTGGGATATCCTTGAGGGACTTGAACGATATGGAAAACCGATAGACGTGCTCTTCGAGGTTAATGTTGCCGGAGAGGACTCAAAGCACGGCACAGGGGTGGATGGCGTGCGGAGGATGCTTGAGAAAACGAAGACATTAACGTATGTGAAACCTATCGGGTTGATGACCATGGCGCCCTTTGTTGATAACCCCGAAGAGATACGGTGGGTCTTTGCACGGTTACGGGAGACCCTGAAGAAGATGAATGACGAATTCGGACTGACGATGAGAGAGCTTTCGATGGGGATGTCTTCGGATTTTGAGGTGGCTATTGAAGAAGGTGCAACGATGGTGCGTATAGGCACCGCAATATTCGGTGAGCGACTATGA